From a single Paenibacillus sp. FSL R5-0345 genomic region:
- a CDS encoding HIT domain-containing protein, with protein sequence MTEDFYCDEVLSGRTSVQKVFETDNVLAYHHTRPFYPVHIVTIPKKHISSLLTLEQSDNELLIELMDVVKKVASQVQSEYGACRVSTNLGKYQDSKHLHFHVIFGEPLR encoded by the coding sequence TTGACTGAGGATTTTTATTGCGATGAGGTATTAAGTGGTCGTACTTCTGTACAAAAAGTATTTGAAACTGATAACGTTCTTGCATATCATCACACTCGCCCTTTTTATCCCGTTCACATTGTTACGATTCCGAAGAAGCATATCTCATCTCTTCTGACACTGGAACAAAGCGACAATGAGCTCTTAATTGAGTTGATGGACGTTGTTAAAAAGGTTGCATCGCAAGTGCAGTCTGAGTATGGAGCTTGCAGGGTGTCGACTAATTTGGGGAAGTACCAAGACTCAAAACATCTTCATTTTCATGTAATCTTCGGCGAACCATTACGCTAA